The Streptomyces sp. NBC_01775 genome includes a region encoding these proteins:
- a CDS encoding hydantoinase B/oxoprolinase family protein, producing MKAHAHRTAAGAVDPVLVEVMGSALASIVEEMGETLVRAAYSSNIKERRDCTASLFDADGHMLAQAELASPIHLGSLIGVVAAVLERFPAEEIRPGDTFLSNDPYSGGGSHLPDMVLVTPVFAEGKLTAWAANLAHHADFGDRGHAHIFQEGIRIPPVRFAREGTIVEDVFQLVLTNCQVPTERKADFRAQLAANRLAVNRYGELTARYGRTTMTATAAALLDYTERRTRAAIAEVPDGTYTFTDRFDCPELGEEELELRLRVTVEGDELRFDFADNPPQVRASVNMVWTALYATVYYAVKTLVDPDIPSNAGLHRPIRIDAPLGSIVNCVEPAAVNGRTETCQRVVDLIHGALATAVPERVTAASNGANTGVHFSGLDSRTGRYFVYLETIGGGSGARAAKDGLDGVQVHVTNTSNLPVEALETEYPLVVEAYELVPDSGGAGRTRGGMGIRRTLRVEEHDVRFQLDTSRRLSRPWGLAGGLSGRPAAVELSDGAQPVTGGCTVLQPGDRVSVITAGAGGYGDPAERDPEEAARDSREGSVTTKASDEDAARP from the coding sequence ATGAAAGCGCACGCGCACCGCACCGCCGCAGGGGCCGTCGACCCCGTGCTGGTGGAAGTCATGGGCTCGGCCCTGGCCTCCATCGTCGAGGAGATGGGCGAGACCCTGGTCCGCGCCGCCTACTCCAGCAACATCAAGGAACGAAGGGACTGCACGGCGAGCCTGTTCGACGCCGACGGGCACATGCTGGCCCAGGCCGAGCTGGCCTCCCCCATCCACCTCGGCTCCCTCATCGGCGTCGTCGCCGCCGTGCTGGAGCGCTTCCCGGCCGAGGAGATACGCCCCGGAGACACGTTCCTCAGCAACGACCCCTACTCCGGCGGCGGCTCGCACCTGCCGGACATGGTGCTGGTCACCCCCGTCTTCGCCGAGGGGAAGCTGACCGCCTGGGCCGCCAACCTCGCCCACCACGCCGACTTCGGCGACCGGGGACACGCGCACATCTTCCAGGAGGGCATCCGCATCCCGCCGGTGCGCTTCGCCCGCGAGGGCACCATCGTCGAGGACGTCTTCCAGCTCGTCCTCACCAACTGCCAGGTGCCCACCGAGCGGAAGGCCGACTTCCGGGCGCAGCTGGCCGCGAACCGGCTGGCCGTGAACCGGTACGGCGAACTGACGGCCCGCTACGGCCGCACCACCATGACCGCCACAGCCGCCGCGCTGCTCGACTACACCGAGCGCCGCACGCGCGCCGCCATCGCCGAGGTGCCCGACGGCACCTACACCTTCACCGACCGCTTCGACTGCCCCGAGCTGGGCGAGGAGGAGCTGGAGCTACGGCTGCGGGTGACCGTCGAGGGCGACGAGCTGCGCTTCGACTTCGCGGACAACCCGCCACAGGTGCGCGCCTCGGTCAACATGGTCTGGACGGCGCTGTACGCCACCGTGTACTACGCGGTGAAGACCCTGGTCGACCCCGACATCCCCTCGAACGCCGGGCTGCACAGGCCCATCCGGATCGACGCGCCCCTCGGCTCGATCGTCAACTGTGTGGAACCGGCGGCCGTCAACGGCCGCACCGAGACCTGTCAGCGCGTGGTCGACCTCATCCACGGCGCCCTCGCCACCGCTGTGCCCGAGCGGGTCACCGCCGCCTCCAACGGCGCCAACACCGGCGTGCACTTCTCCGGCCTCGACAGCAGGACGGGCCGGTACTTCGTCTACCTGGAGACCATCGGCGGCGGCTCCGGCGCTCGCGCGGCCAAGGACGGCCTCGACGGGGTGCAGGTCCACGTCACCAACACCTCCAACCTGCCCGTCGAGGCGCTGGAGACCGAATACCCGCTGGTCGTCGAGGCGTACGAGCTGGTGCCCGACTCCGGCGGCGCCGGGCGGACGCGCGGCGGCATGGGCATCCGGCGCACCCTCCGGGTGGAGGAGCACGACGTGCGCTTCCAGCTCGACACCAGCCGCCGGCTCTCCCGGCCCTGGGGCCTGGCGGGCGGGCTGTCCGGCAGGCCGGCCGCCGTCGAACTCAGCGACGGGGCGCAGCCGGTCACCGGCGGCTGCACCGTGCTCCAGCCCGGCGACCGCGTCAGCGTCATCACGGCGGGCGCGGGCGGCTACGGCGACCCGGCCGAACGGGACCCGGAAGAAGCCGCGCGGGACAGCCGAGAGGGCTCCGTCACGACGAAGGCGTCCGACGAAGACGCAGCTCGCCCCTGA
- a CDS encoding MFS transporter, with the protein MTNTPAPPASSSPAEETPTPAPLPAPPAAEQAEQRSGSPWRKVLWAAMLGNAVEWYDNALYGILAVVMSRTFFPGGDPAVALISTYLGLILSYAIRPVGGTLMGRLADVKGHRYVLTVTIVLMSIGTVAIGVLPAYSVIGVAAPVLLALCRLVQGLGASAEYTVATNFLLEHGPRKKRNYLSGWAVGSTSLGPLIASVLAYILIVTLPSGAFNSWGWRLLFLLAAPLSLVTLYIRRHTTEAPEYQRVLEEAKNNQVEQTPFREAVRGHWRDMLRAIGLGAGQRVGSFMIQSYFVTALVQNGFGEDQALLAAILTYVVGAPAAIWGGWIADKHGGKRLLVFGYGVFVLFTVPTFLAIESGSFALAFVAVVVFTVINNVIGGPLTTAYVMSFPAHVRGTAAALNYNLGTTLLGGTAPLLASWLVGTTGTEVSFGWYMAAICLGSALVAAFALPKAIDALREPAAPEAAPAPGGTPAPGSATAPDPAAPGSSGPEAGHQVKEVPQP; encoded by the coding sequence ATGACGAACACCCCCGCACCACCCGCCAGTTCCTCCCCGGCGGAGGAGACACCCACGCCCGCACCCCTGCCCGCGCCCCCGGCCGCGGAGCAGGCAGAGCAGCGCTCCGGCTCGCCCTGGCGCAAGGTGCTCTGGGCCGCGATGCTCGGCAACGCCGTCGAGTGGTACGACAACGCCCTCTACGGCATCCTCGCCGTCGTCATGTCGCGGACGTTCTTCCCCGGGGGAGACCCGGCCGTCGCGCTGATCTCGACGTACCTCGGCCTGATCCTCTCCTACGCGATACGCCCCGTCGGCGGGACGCTCATGGGGCGGCTGGCCGACGTGAAGGGCCACCGGTACGTCCTCACGGTGACCATCGTCTTGATGTCCATCGGCACCGTCGCCATCGGCGTGCTCCCCGCCTACTCGGTCATCGGCGTCGCGGCACCCGTACTGCTGGCGCTCTGCCGGCTGGTGCAGGGGCTCGGCGCGAGCGCGGAGTACACCGTGGCCACCAACTTCCTGCTGGAGCACGGGCCCCGCAAGAAGCGCAACTACCTGTCGGGGTGGGCGGTCGGCTCCACCTCGCTCGGGCCGCTGATCGCCTCCGTCCTCGCCTACATCCTGATCGTGACGCTGCCCTCCGGTGCCTTCAACTCCTGGGGCTGGCGCCTGCTGTTCCTGCTCGCCGCGCCGCTGTCGCTGGTCACGCTCTACATCCGGCGGCACACCACGGAGGCGCCCGAATACCAGCGGGTCCTCGAGGAGGCCAAGAACAACCAGGTCGAGCAGACGCCGTTCCGCGAGGCCGTGCGCGGCCACTGGCGGGACATGCTGCGCGCCATCGGACTCGGCGCCGGGCAGCGTGTCGGCTCGTTCATGATCCAGAGCTACTTCGTCACCGCGCTGGTGCAAAACGGCTTCGGCGAGGACCAGGCGCTGCTCGCGGCGATCCTGACGTACGTCGTCGGGGCGCCCGCCGCGATCTGGGGCGGCTGGATCGCCGACAAGCACGGCGGCAAGCGGCTGCTGGTGTTCGGCTACGGCGTCTTCGTGCTGTTCACCGTGCCGACGTTCCTCGCCATCGAATCGGGCTCCTTCGCACTCGCCTTCGTCGCCGTCGTCGTCTTCACGGTCATCAACAACGTCATCGGCGGGCCGCTGACCACCGCCTACGTGATGAGCTTCCCCGCCCACGTACGCGGCACGGCCGCGGCCCTCAACTACAACCTGGGCACCACCCTGCTGGGCGGCACAGCGCCGCTGCTGGCGTCCTGGCTGGTGGGAACCACCGGTACCGAGGTCTCCTTCGGCTGGTACATGGCCGCCATCTGCCTCGGCTCGGCGCTGGTCGCCGCGTTCGCCCTGCCGAAGGCGATCGACGCCCTCCGCGAACCGGCTGCGCCGGAGGCTGCCCCCGCTCCGGGAGGGACCCCCGCCCCGGGAAGCGCCACCGCTCCGGATCCCGCCGCGCCCGGTTCATCCGGGCCGGAGGCCGGTCATCAGGTCAAGGAGGTCCCTCAGCCGTGA
- a CDS encoding hydantoinase/oxoprolinase family protein: MTLRIGVDTGGTFTDVVAFDEETGTIHVRKVSSTPEDPGLAIVDGVQQVLHQMGGTAGTDPGGADGGGAARHGAAQHGAARHGADDGGAAQGRATRTMAEVAYFAHGTTVGTNALLTRRGARTGVLTTRGFRDLLELGRGRRPRLYDLQADKPTPFAPRDLRLEVTERVRHDGRVETPLDEQDVRTAAKTLREAGVEAVAVCLLYSFLRPEHEERVGEILAEELPGAHISLSSRVLPEFREYERLSTVVTNAYVGPVVSAYLARLRERLAARGLSAVPHVTQSNGGIIPFEAAEEFPVRMVLSGPSTGVVGAAGICAAAGHPDFITFDMGGTSSDVSLVRGGVPKVTTGMELDGRPIRTPMLDIHTVGAGGGSLARVDAGGHLKVGPASAGADPGPACYGKGTEASVTDANVLLHTLNPTQLLGGRMSVDEGAARAAVGRLAHRAGLGTEETAQGILRVVTANMARAIRVISVQRGYDPRDYTLVPFGGAGPLHASRLARELGMRTVLVPPTPGAQSALGLLMTDVRADFSRTRIQPFDSSSAGRLGTLYGELATEARDWFEAEEIAPGDRSVERTAELRYAGQNYEIPVQVPDGALDGEAVRTVLESFSAEHRRLYGYDSPGEPVEAVTLRVRAVGSVPRAQLPREEAQGADATASLTGARDVHLPELGGFTPVPVHDRALMRPGNRVEGPAVIEQMDTTTVLLPGDVLTVDAHSNLVIEVPDAAHATHAADSAAPQR, from the coding sequence ATGACCTTGCGCATCGGTGTCGACACCGGAGGCACCTTCACCGACGTCGTCGCGTTCGACGAGGAGACCGGCACGATCCACGTGCGCAAGGTCTCCAGCACCCCGGAGGACCCGGGCCTCGCCATCGTGGACGGCGTCCAGCAGGTCCTGCACCAGATGGGCGGAACGGCCGGAACGGACCCAGGCGGCGCGGACGGTGGCGGCGCCGCTCGGCACGGCGCGGCTCAGCACGGCGCGGCTCGGCACGGCGCGGACGATGGCGGCGCGGCTCAAGGCCGTGCCACGCGCACCATGGCCGAGGTCGCGTACTTCGCACACGGCACCACCGTCGGCACCAACGCCCTGCTCACCCGGCGCGGGGCGCGCACCGGCGTGCTCACCACCCGCGGCTTCCGCGACCTGCTGGAGCTGGGCCGGGGCCGCCGCCCGCGGCTGTACGACCTCCAGGCCGACAAGCCCACCCCCTTCGCCCCGCGTGACCTGCGCCTCGAGGTGACCGAACGGGTGCGCCACGACGGCCGCGTCGAGACGCCGCTGGACGAGCAGGACGTGCGCACCGCCGCCAAGACGCTGCGCGAAGCGGGCGTGGAGGCGGTCGCCGTCTGCCTCCTCTACAGCTTCCTGCGCCCGGAACACGAGGAGCGCGTCGGCGAGATCCTGGCCGAGGAACTGCCCGGTGCCCACATCTCCCTCTCCAGCCGGGTGCTGCCCGAATTCCGCGAGTACGAGCGCCTTTCCACCGTCGTCACCAACGCCTACGTCGGGCCCGTCGTCTCCGCGTATCTCGCCCGGCTCCGCGAGCGGCTGGCCGCGCGCGGTCTGAGCGCCGTGCCGCACGTGACGCAGTCCAACGGCGGCATCATCCCGTTCGAGGCCGCCGAGGAGTTCCCCGTCCGCATGGTCCTGTCCGGCCCCAGCACCGGGGTGGTCGGCGCCGCCGGGATCTGCGCGGCGGCCGGGCACCCCGACTTCATCACCTTCGACATGGGCGGGACCTCCTCCGACGTCTCCCTCGTGCGCGGCGGCGTACCGAAGGTGACCACCGGCATGGAGCTGGACGGGCGGCCCATCCGTACGCCCATGCTCGACATCCACACCGTCGGCGCGGGCGGCGGCTCGCTCGCCCGGGTCGACGCGGGCGGCCACCTCAAGGTCGGCCCGGCCAGCGCGGGCGCCGACCCGGGCCCCGCCTGCTACGGCAAGGGCACCGAAGCCTCGGTGACCGACGCCAACGTCCTGCTGCACACGCTCAACCCCACCCAGCTCCTGGGCGGCCGGATGTCCGTCGACGAGGGCGCGGCCCGCGCCGCCGTCGGACGCCTGGCCCACCGCGCGGGCCTCGGCACCGAGGAGACGGCGCAGGGCATCTTGCGTGTCGTCACCGCGAACATGGCCCGCGCCATCCGCGTCATCTCCGTCCAGCGCGGCTACGACCCCCGCGACTACACCCTCGTGCCCTTCGGCGGCGCCGGGCCCCTGCACGCCTCGCGGCTCGCCCGCGAACTCGGCATGCGCACCGTGCTCGTCCCGCCCACCCCCGGCGCGCAATCGGCCCTCGGGCTGCTGATGACGGATGTCCGCGCGGATTTCTCCCGCACCCGCATCCAGCCCTTCGACTCCTCCTCGGCCGGCCGCCTCGGCACGCTGTACGGGGAGCTCGCCACCGAGGCGCGGGACTGGTTCGAGGCCGAGGAGATCGCGCCCGGGGACCGGAGCGTGGAGCGCACCGCCGAACTGCGCTACGCGGGCCAGAACTACGAGATCCCCGTCCAGGTCCCCGACGGCGCCCTCGACGGCGAGGCGGTCCGCACCGTGCTGGAGTCCTTCAGCGCCGAACACCGCCGCCTGTACGGATACGACTCGCCCGGGGAGCCCGTCGAGGCCGTCACGCTCCGGGTGCGCGCCGTGGGCTCCGTCCCCCGGGCGCAGCTGCCGCGCGAGGAGGCCCAGGGAGCGGATGCCACCGCCTCGCTCACCGGCGCCCGCGACGTGCACCTGCCCGAGCTGGGCGGCTTCACCCCGGTGCCCGTCCACGACCGTGCGCTGATGCGGCCCGGCAACCGCGTCGAAGGCCCCGCCGTGATCGAGCAGATGGACACCACCACCGTGCTGCTGCCCGGCGACGTGCTCACCGTCGACGCGCACTCCAACCTCGTCATCGAGGTACCCGACGCCGCTCACGCGACCCACGCCGCCGACTCCGCCGCCCCGCAGCGGTAG
- a CDS encoding gamma-glutamyltransferase, with the protein MSASSSVGNDPVAPARYGPKPLVAGEHGVAVTSHPLATRAARDVLREGGNAADAALAAAAAQLVVEPHMTSLTGGLSLLHRDARTGAATYLNGNVNAPLAPLPDFTGADLTRGRGVPVPGWWPAFDQARRRFGTLSTGRLLAPALAAATDGFEVNPFLYGIAYGEQARLGASAQMREVFFPEGHLAVPGQTIRQPRAARTLLRLRDEGMDYYLGEFAHAFTQTVRADGGVITERDFEEYRVRVQEPVRGTYRGAEIVASPPPDDGGVQLIGALNMLETVDLARLGPSTAAPETLRLLIQAHNTVYYAPPLRRDLTEDPERLETLLSKEYARTRMTLLETAPPPGAAPPSPGTIHVSVVDAAGDAVSLTHSHMASGFVNGLFCEGFQLSGGGSFFQRVMPGPGERASVYLAPNIVLRDGQPVIVSGSPSVSLVANILQNLVNLIDFGMSVEESVQAPRFGARPHTPERGWQPGNLLEAGFAPEVLREVRGWADRERLWTRLVNPWNALTGNFEALTLDPATRTIRACADPRRVGAAEAA; encoded by the coding sequence GTGAGCGCGTCGTCCTCCGTGGGGAACGACCCCGTCGCGCCCGCCCGCTACGGTCCGAAGCCGCTCGTCGCCGGGGAGCACGGGGTGGCCGTCACCTCGCATCCGCTGGCGACCCGCGCCGCGCGCGACGTGCTCCGCGAAGGCGGCAACGCGGCCGACGCGGCCCTCGCCGCCGCGGCGGCCCAACTCGTCGTCGAGCCGCACATGACGTCGCTGACGGGCGGGCTCAGCCTGCTCCACCGCGACGCGCGCACCGGCGCCGCCACCTACCTCAACGGGAACGTCAACGCCCCGCTGGCCCCGCTGCCCGACTTCACCGGCGCCGACCTGACGCGCGGGCGCGGGGTGCCCGTGCCCGGCTGGTGGCCCGCGTTCGACCAGGCCCGGCGCCGGTTCGGCACGCTGAGTACGGGGCGCCTCCTGGCCCCGGCCCTCGCCGCCGCGACGGACGGCTTCGAGGTCAACCCGTTCCTCTACGGCATCGCCTACGGCGAGCAGGCCCGCCTCGGCGCGTCCGCACAGATGCGCGAGGTCTTCTTCCCCGAGGGCCACCTCGCCGTGCCGGGTCAGACGATCCGGCAGCCGCGCGCCGCGCGCACCCTCCTGCGGCTGCGCGACGAGGGCATGGACTACTACCTCGGCGAATTCGCACACGCCTTCACCCAGACCGTGCGCGCGGACGGCGGCGTCATCACCGAGCGGGACTTCGAGGAGTACCGCGTCCGCGTGCAGGAGCCGGTACGCGGCACCTACCGGGGCGCGGAGATCGTGGCGTCCCCGCCGCCGGACGACGGCGGCGTCCAGCTGATCGGGGCGCTGAACATGCTGGAGACCGTGGACCTGGCCCGGCTGGGACCGTCCACCGCCGCACCCGAGACGCTGCGCCTCCTCATCCAGGCCCACAACACCGTCTACTACGCGCCGCCCTTGCGGCGCGACCTCACGGAGGACCCCGAGCGGCTGGAGACGCTGCTGTCCAAGGAGTACGCCCGGACCCGGATGACGCTTCTGGAGACGGCGCCGCCGCCCGGCGCCGCCCCGCCCTCGCCCGGCACCATCCACGTCTCGGTGGTGGACGCCGCCGGGGACGCGGTCTCGCTCACCCACTCGCACATGGCCTCGGGCTTCGTCAACGGGCTGTTCTGCGAGGGCTTCCAGCTCTCGGGCGGCGGCTCCTTCTTCCAGCGCGTGATGCCGGGCCCGGGGGAGCGGGCATCCGTCTATCTGGCACCGAACATCGTGCTGCGGGACGGGCAGCCCGTCATCGTCTCCGGCTCGCCCTCGGTCTCCCTGGTCGCCAACATCCTCCAGAACCTGGTGAACCTGATCGACTTCGGCATGAGCGTCGAGGAGTCCGTACAGGCCCCCCGCTTCGGCGCCCGCCCGCACACACCCGAACGGGGCTGGCAGCCGGGCAACCTGCTGGAGGCGGGCTTCGCGCCCGAGGTCCTGCGCGAGGTGCGGGGCTGGGCGGACCGCGAGCGCCTGTGGACCCGCCTCGTCAACCCCTGGAACGCGCTCACCGGCAACTTCGAAGCCCTCACCCTCGATCCCGCCACCCGCACGATCCGAGCCTGCGCCGACCCCCGCCGCGTCGGCGCGGCGGAGGCCGCCTGA
- a CDS encoding LacI family DNA-binding transcriptional regulator, with protein MSERGEVPHKERGSGPPSIVEVAREAGVSTATAGRVLGGYGQASAASRAKVEDAARRLSYRPNGLARSLIHGSTETVGVIVTDVGNSFFAGAVRAIADVVRAAGYEMLLANTDADPEAERRAIQVMWEKRVDGLIIAPQSPDSAERLRPVADGGLPLVLLDRPLPALPQVDQVIVNNTACARSAVNHLVRLGHRRIAVLSEAAEDFPRLRDAAPAEGDAERPSAARLVGHLAALRRAGIDPDPGLIVHSPYDRDAAARAVLRLLRRDPGVTALFCTDNVLASGAVAALQRSGRGCPDEVSLVGFDDQEWTTLVRPRLTVVRQPTRELGTTAARRLLERVAERQGGGGGEAAGTGPGAGRTEAPAGSAGQRLVLRGRLVERDSTGPPPGGAG; from the coding sequence GTGTCGGAGAGGGGCGAGGTGCCGCACAAGGAAAGAGGCTCGGGCCCGCCGAGCATCGTCGAGGTCGCCCGCGAGGCGGGGGTCTCCACCGCCACGGCGGGCCGGGTGCTCGGCGGCTACGGCCAGGCCAGCGCCGCCTCGCGCGCCAAGGTCGAGGACGCGGCCCGGCGGCTGTCGTACCGGCCCAACGGCCTTGCCCGCAGCCTCATCCACGGCTCGACGGAGACGGTCGGCGTCATCGTCACCGACGTCGGCAACTCCTTCTTCGCCGGCGCCGTCCGCGCCATCGCCGACGTCGTCCGCGCGGCGGGCTACGAGATGCTGCTCGCCAACACCGACGCCGACCCCGAGGCCGAGCGGCGCGCGATCCAGGTCATGTGGGAAAAGCGCGTCGACGGACTGATCATCGCGCCGCAGTCCCCCGACAGCGCGGAGCGGCTGCGCCCGGTGGCGGACGGCGGCCTCCCCCTCGTCCTGCTCGACCGGCCGCTGCCCGCGCTCCCGCAGGTCGATCAGGTCATCGTCAACAACACCGCGTGCGCGCGCAGCGCCGTCAACCACCTCGTACGGCTGGGCCACCGCCGTATCGCCGTACTCAGCGAGGCGGCCGAGGACTTCCCGCGCCTGCGCGACGCGGCTCCCGCCGAGGGTGACGCGGAACGGCCCAGCGCGGCGCGGCTCGTGGGCCATCTCGCGGCGCTGCGCCGCGCGGGCATCGACCCCGACCCCGGGCTGATCGTCCACTCCCCCTACGACCGGGACGCCGCCGCCCGCGCCGTACTGCGCCTGCTGCGCCGTGACCCGGGCGTCACGGCTCTGTTCTGCACCGACAACGTGCTCGCCTCGGGCGCGGTCGCCGCACTCCAGCGCAGCGGACGCGGCTGCCCGGACGAGGTGTCGCTGGTCGGCTTCGACGACCAGGAGTGGACCACCCTGGTCCGACCCCGCCTCACGGTCGTACGCCAGCCGACCCGCGAGCTCGGCACTACGGCGGCCCGGCGCCTGCTCGAACGGGTCGCGGAGCGGCAGGGCGGGGGCGGCGGGGAGGCCGCGGGCACCGGCCCGGGTGCGGGCCGAACGGAGGCCCCCGCAGGGAGCGCCGGGCAACGGCTGGTGCTGCGCGGCAGGTTGGTCGAACGGGACTCCACGGGGCCGCCCCCCGGCGGGGCGGGCTGA
- a CDS encoding PfkB family carbohydrate kinase → MRRVRLLGIGDNVVDRYAGLASPQGPDADGVDPDPDAGGPAPASDGTMFPGGNAVNVAVYAARAGAEAAYWGVTGDDPAGEVVRAGLRAEGVDLSRVRTAHGTNAWAEVGLTGGDRVFKGSDDGVSVFSLGAAGLEALGTYDLVHTAYSGSLVPQVPDMAARTRVSFDFSYHWREPWAERLLPHLYLAAFSTSQLSDAESARLLRDATHQGTRWALATRGAEGAVLTDGTTFWHRSAARTEAVDTLGAGDAFIGTLLVTLAAGGDPEAGLADAAEAAARACTAHGGFGHGAPLAGPTPVPPRVQAGTP, encoded by the coding sequence ATGCGGCGGGTACGCCTGCTGGGGATCGGCGACAACGTCGTCGACCGCTACGCGGGACTCGCCTCCCCGCAGGGCCCCGACGCCGACGGCGTGGATCCCGATCCCGACGCGGGCGGCCCGGCCCCCGCCTCCGACGGCACGATGTTCCCCGGCGGCAACGCCGTCAACGTCGCGGTGTACGCGGCCAGAGCCGGTGCCGAGGCGGCGTACTGGGGCGTGACGGGCGACGATCCGGCGGGCGAGGTCGTCCGCGCGGGACTGCGCGCCGAGGGGGTGGACCTCTCCCGCGTCCGCACCGCGCACGGCACCAACGCCTGGGCCGAGGTCGGGCTCACCGGCGGCGACCGGGTCTTCAAGGGGTCCGACGACGGGGTCTCCGTCTTCTCCCTCGGCGCCGCCGGCCTCGAAGCGCTGGGCACCTACGACCTCGTGCACACCGCCTACAGCGGCTCGCTCGTCCCGCAGGTGCCGGACATGGCCGCCCGCACGAGGGTGTCGTTCGACTTCTCGTACCACTGGCGGGAGCCCTGGGCCGAGCGGCTGTTGCCACATCTGTATCTCGCGGCGTTCTCCACGTCACAGCTCAGCGACGCCGAATCGGCGAGACTGCTCCGCGACGCGACGCACCAGGGCACCCGCTGGGCCCTCGCCACCCGCGGCGCCGAGGGAGCCGTACTCACCGACGGCACCACCTTCTGGCACCGCTCCGCGGCCCGTACCGAGGCCGTGGACACCCTCGGAGCGGGGGACGCCTTCATCGGCACCCTCCTCGTCACCCTCGCCGCGGGCGGCGACCCCGAAGCCGGGCTCGCGGACGCCGCGGAAGCCGCTGCCCGCGCGTGCACGGCACACGGCGGCTTCGGCCACGGCGCGCCGCTGGCCGGCCCCACCCCGGTCCCACCACGAGTCCAGGCAGGAACCCCATGA
- a CDS encoding SIS domain-containing protein: MPSPVAVDPVPLATDLTPTLEHTVAQAATARELAARLADRLRTVYFVGCGGSYYSTFPAQDLMESHTVAPVSHRMTAAEMIHRPLAGLDGSALVVASSHSGATPETLEAVQLAKKAGATVAGIARAGDSALADEADVLFDYPSDVTVTEPKAIHFTQLALAVLEAAGALPDPEAAWRAVAAIPEALTSAKREVAPLGAEVGAQWRDADLVYVLGAGPNSGAANALAACYLQEMNWLHASAVSAGDFFHGPFEIVGQHPVLILNGEDATRPMGQRAVAFAERYYDTYAVLDSRTFTLPGVPEEQRGLISPLAIASTSRRLLDHCAAERGHNTAQRRYMYRVAY; this comes from the coding sequence ATGCCGTCGCCTGTCGCCGTCGACCCCGTACCGCTCGCCACCGACCTCACCCCGACCCTGGAGCACACCGTCGCGCAGGCGGCCACCGCGCGGGAGCTGGCCGCGCGCCTCGCGGACCGGCTGCGCACCGTCTACTTCGTCGGCTGCGGCGGCTCGTACTACTCGACGTTCCCGGCCCAGGACCTGATGGAGAGCCATACCGTCGCGCCCGTCTCGCACCGGATGACGGCGGCCGAGATGATCCACCGGCCGCTGGCCGGGCTCGACGGCTCCGCGCTGGTCGTCGCCTCCTCGCACTCGGGTGCCACGCCCGAGACCCTGGAGGCGGTCCAGCTCGCCAAGAAGGCGGGGGCCACCGTCGCCGGGATCGCGCGGGCCGGTGACTCGGCGCTGGCCGACGAGGCCGACGTGCTCTTCGACTACCCGAGCGATGTCACCGTCACCGAGCCCAAGGCCATCCACTTCACGCAGCTCGCCCTCGCCGTGCTGGAGGCGGCCGGAGCGCTTCCGGACCCGGAGGCCGCGTGGCGCGCGGTCGCGGCGATCCCCGAGGCGCTGACCTCGGCCAAGCGGGAGGTCGCCCCGCTCGGCGCCGAGGTGGGCGCCCAGTGGCGGGACGCCGACCTGGTCTATGTGCTGGGCGCGGGGCCCAACTCGGGCGCCGCCAACGCGCTGGCGGCCTGCTACCTCCAGGAGATGAACTGGCTGCACGCGTCCGCCGTCAGTGCCGGTGACTTCTTCCACGGACCGTTCGAGATCGTCGGGCAGCACCCGGTGCTCATCCTCAACGGCGAGGACGCCACCCGTCCGATGGGGCAGCGCGCCGTCGCCTTCGCCGAGCGCTACTACGACACCTACGCCGTCCTGGACTCCCGCACCTTCACCCTGCCCGGCGTCCCCGAGGAGCAGCGCGGGCTGATCAGCCCGCTCGCGATCGCCTCCACCTCCCGGCGGCTGCTGGACCACTGCGCCGCCGAGCGCGGCCACAACACGGCGCAGCGCCGGTACATGTACCGGGTCGCGTACTGA